Within Myxococcales bacterium, the genomic segment GCCCAAAGATCGTGAGGGATGGATGGTAACGGGATCTAAAATCATCCCACTTTGGGCGCGCTTGACCTTAAGTACCTCGCGCGCCTGCGCTTCGACAGACATATTCTTGTGGATGAACCCTACGCCACCTTCACGCGCCATTGTGACAGCCGTGCGCCACTCAGTGACTGTATCCATCGCGCTTGAGATCAACGGGATAGACAGCTCAACGCCGATGGCACATCGGGTGCGGAGATCCGCATCCCGCGGCAGAAAATCCGCATATCCCGGCAGCAGCAGTACATCATCAAACGTTAATGCTTTGGGTAGTCGTTCTTCCAGCACAGGCGCCTCTTTCGGTTGGGCGCAATATAGCTTTTTTTGAACCACTTCGCTTGTAGATTTCTGAGCGGCAGGTTGCAGGGCCTGCCGGGCCAGGGTAAAAATCCCTATGACCGTGCCCGCTTCGGAAAATTCCGCGGATATGCCCGCTCCTGTGGTGGGTTATTTCGCGCAGGCAATGGCCATACATCCCCCGCCCGACGCCCTCGAACGCCGCAATGCGCTGCTGGCGCATCTGTTGGGCGCGATTGGCATGCTGGTCAGCTGTGGGCTGCTCGGCCCTGTTTTGCCGCTGCTCGTGCTTGTGCTCAGCAAGCGGAGGACGCCATTTGAGATGTTCCATCTTCAACAAAGTGTGCTTTTTCAGCTTTGTCCTTGGGCCGTTGCGCTACTATTTGGCGTTCTCTCAATAGCCGGGCCGACCCTGGGTTTTGTCTTTTTCGGCATTTTGCTCATACTGTTGGGCTTGGTCGAAGCGTTGGCTTTGGTGTACGCCATTGTCATGGGTCTTTCCGCGCAACGGGGCCAATGGTCGAGTTACGCGTGCGTGGGCAAATACGTGATGCAAAGACAGCGACCCTTTTTCTCGGGATTCCTGTAAGCCGCTTGGTGGTCAGTCTGAGTCAGAGAGGTCGACGCTGGGGATGCGACAGAGTGCGGGGTAGTCGCAGGTCGCGCATGCGCCCGGCGCAGGCCTGAGCCCGTGCTCGGGGTTGCGCATGATCGCGACGAGTGAGGCAATCTTTTCACCCAAGGGTGTGCATGTCCCATCCGCGGAAACGAGTTGCAGTAAATCGTCCGGATTTCGTGGGTCATGTTTCCATGCCTTGGTAGCGAATAGCTCCCTCAGCGTTGGCATGACTTCGCCATCTCGCAGCGCAAGATATCGCGCATCACTGGCATACCCTGGGCTTTGCTCCGCGCACGCCGCAGCATAAATGGGCAGTTGCATCGCGCTATGACCCAGCGCGTCGGGAGTAAGCTGTTTTTTTAACATCGCAGCGCCCGAGCGCTTCAGATCGGCGGCCCGCCAGCACGCTCCATTAAATTCAACCAAGTCGATCCGGCCGTGAAGCCATAGCTCATCGTGCGAGGCGGGATCGGGGAACTTAAGCGGCGGCCACGCTCCATCCGGACCAAAGCTCAGCTCGACGTATCGAGGAGAAAATCCATCGTCCCGCGCATACATATGCTCGATCAAGGTGAGCAAGCGCGTTCGGAGTATCTTTTTTCGATGCTCAAAAAGGCCCTCAGGTAGTTGCGCGTGGCCCCACTGCTCGTCAAACACGCGATCGATGGCAACCGTAGCAATGCTAAGCGCGGACTGGACGTTTTCAGAGCGATATCGTCCCATCTCATGGGCGATGAGGGCACGCATGACGGCTTCAAAACACAGGTGCGCAAATCGGCCGTCCTCACGCGGATGCACATCGTATTCTACCGGCAATGTTTGGTTCAATCGCAGCACCCGGCGTGCATAATCTTGAAACGGGCACTTAAGGGTGGTCTCGAGGGCGGAAGGAGAGACAGGGTTTTCCTTCGAGCCGGGGGGCAAGTCTCCCCAGAGCTCCGTTTCCACGCGTCCTGTATATGCCGTGTGATGGGAGATGCCATGGCTGAATGCATGGGCAAGCCGTAGCCTCTCGATCTGAACGCGGCGAACGATGGATGTCAGTGCGAGGTCTGGAATTTCGATATCGCGTAGTGCCGCCACTTCTTCTTCGGCGAGGGGCTCGGCGGCGTCCCCTGGTGCAACTGGGCATAGCGCACCCAGGGCGGCTCGACTTCGCTGTTCTAACCCAAACGCCTGCGCCGGATTAAGGATGGGCGTCTCGACATGCTCGTGGACATGGAAATTCTGCTGTGACGCGCGGGCGAGCGCGAGACACTCCTCGAGAAACAACGAAGGCGCGCAAAGGCGGGCGCCAGATTCTTGAACGAAATAGCTAAGAGAGAGACGTGACGTCGCCGAGGCAACGGTAAGGGCAAACAACAACGCCTCGTTATCGTGGTGATTTTCGATACCGACGGTTGCCTCGAAAGCAGATGTCGACCGTTGATGTGCTTTGTCGGGCGCGCGCTTGAGTAGCCGCGCCTCAAGTGTTGGCAACAATGCCACCGCGGGTGACGGAGCTGGGAAAATGTCCTCTACCAAGTGTGGAATGACGACAGCCTCGAACGTGTGCCCCACAAGATCCCGAACGGGGAGGATGCTTACTGCACCGTTCAGAGGACCGGGGGGAGAGATGGTTTGACGCTCTAGAGCATCGGCAAGAATACTCCAGAATGTCTCGGCGCCGATTGGCGTCGGAAGCTCGCGGGCCAATAGCTCAAGCTGATTTAGCACCCGTTCGAGCGATTCCAATCCGAGTTCCTCCATGCCCAAAGCAAAACCGACCTCAATGTCGATAGGGTCCTCCCCTGCTCCCATGAGGGGGCCAAGTTCGGCTGGCCCTCTATGAGGCAAAGGAGCCCCACGATGGAATTCACACGCTTGAATCAATCGCCGCACATGTCCAAGGAACTGGTCCGCGGGTTGGCTCTCGCGGAAGGGCTTTAGCATGGTTTCTAAGCGTTTGATGGCTCGCACACATGAGGCGCTTGCGGAATCTCGACGATGTTCTAGGGCCGATATGAGCGCAGCAGGGGTCACATCGCCGGAGGTGAGAATCGAGGAAAGCGCATGAGTGATCTGCTGAGGCTGAGCGTGAACCAGGCGCTGGGCGTACGGGCTTGATAGGAGAGCGATGAGAGAATCCGGTTGCCATGATCCGAAGGAGAGCCGCAAAAGTTGGGTGAACCATCGGAGCAACGACGATCCCGTCAAAGCCGGCTGGGGTAAAGGATGAACAGGGATGTCGCCATCGCGGAGCGCAAGTTGTAATAACTGCGCGCTTTCATCCATGCTGCGCATCGCGACCGCAATGCATTCAGGCGCAACTCCTTCTCTCATCCATGTTTGAATCTGCTCTACGATGGCAAGCCGCTCTCTCGACTTACTGCTTGATTGATGAATCGATATGCGGTCCCATTGGACTAGCGTTTCAGCCCGTGCACCGATTAGACTCTCTAATAGCCCGAGGCCTTTGTCTGAAGGTGCCTCTAACGCGGTTGGCAGAACCGTCAGCTGCAGCTTGTCCCCCGTCTGCTCAAACTGGCTCAGCAGTCTTCCTGTGCTGCGGAAGTAACGGGCAGGATTTTCATGATGCGGTACTTCCACGAGGACTTCGCACCGGCTTTTAAGCGCGGAGCTTAGCGCTTCCAGCAAACGCATCTGGATAGGTGAGAGTTGATAAGTCTGGCGAAACGTGATCTGGCGATAGTCCTTGAGACACTCGAGACCGTGCGCTCCCTTCTTGAGGGATTCAATTGTTTCGAGGAGCGCCAAGAGGTGGGTCCGGACTCTATGCTGGCTGAGGTAGGCCTCCCAGGCCCCATATAGATGCGCAAACGAGCGTAAATGCTTGCGTTCGAGGCCCAACGAATCGGCACCCAATGCCGCAAGCTGGGTGGCATTGAGCCCCAGCTCACCGCAGTGCTGCAAGGCTTTCTGAAGCACTGGCACAAACCCCGGGGTGCTGCGCATCCTCGAGTAATCCTTCCCGAGTGGCTCCGTCGAGACAAACATGCGAAGCCACGAATGCTCTTCTGCCGAAGAAAGTACGCGCACGCGCTTTTCCAGCAGTGCTCGAGCCATACGCAGCTCAAAGTCGTTCATGCTGAGCGCTTTAGGGTCCCAGCACACACCCGTCGCCCCGCGACGCGCTTCCTCAGTACGATGTCTGTGCACCAGACTGTGGCTCGGATAGATGAGCAATTCCGCCATGGGTGAGTGATTGTGCGCTCTCAGGCTGGTGCGTTCAAGCTCCAGGCGAGGAGATCTTGCTGCGGCTGCGTAACAAAAGTGCATGGTTGATTGACCCGGGCAGCCCAGGGCCTTCGTAGATTAATGCGGTATAAAGCTGAATAAGCGTAGCGCCCGCCTCGAGCCTCTCGCAGGCGTCCTCAGGCGTGGTTATGCCCCCACAAGAGATCAATACCACGCTTTCGCCGACCCTTTTTTTGAGGCGGCGCAGGATAGAGAGGGAACGCTCTTTGACTGGTGGGCCAGAAAGGCCCCCTTGCTCCAGATGGTGCTTCGATGAAGATCCTGCTAAGGCCCCACGGTCGAGGGTCGTATTGGTGGCAATAATGCCGTCCAGTTTCAGATCGAGGGCTAAGTCCGCGATCTGATCCGTCTCAGGATCACTAAGGTCAGGTGCGATTTTGATGAGTAATGGGACGTGTCGCTCCGGCACCGCCCTGTCCATCGTGTTACGCACCGTGGCGAGCAGCGGCCCCAGCACATCGACTGACTGTAACTCTCTCAGGCCTGGCGTGTTGGGTGAGCTCACATTTACCACCACGTAGCCTGCATGGGGCGTCAGCACCTCCGCGCAAAAGACATAATCGTCAATGGCCCGCTCGTTTGGCGTGGTGCGATTTTTTCCAATATTGATGCCCACAATGGTCTTTCGGGATCGGGAGAGTCGTTCCGCAACTTTCTCGGCGCCGTCATTGTTAAAGCCGAGACGATTGATAAGCGCCCCATCTTTGGCCAGTCGAAATAATCGCGGGCAGGGATTCCCCGACTGGGGGCGTGGCGTGACAGTACCAATCTCGATAAAACCGAAACCCATGCTGGTCATCGCTTCGTATCCGACTGCATTCTTGTCAAATCCGGCGGCGAGACCTACTGGGTTCGGGAACTCTAGCCCTAGCGCGTGCACCCGCAGCGCAGGATCGGTAACCGTGAAGTTCCGACGTAAAAACCGGCCAACCAGAGGCAGAGCCACGCACATGCGCCAGGCCCCAAAGCCCCACCCATGGGCAATTTCAGGCGCAAGCAGAAAAAGCCAAGGCCGGAGTAAGCGCTTGAAGATCACGGTGGCCACGCTGTTGGTACTGGAGCGCATCGTTTGATACAATCCCCTGACATGGCGTCAGTCAAGGATTCCCAGTTTCATCGTATCCATCAGGAAGACGAGGATCGCACCGTAGTCGGAGCAAAATTACCCGTTGCCAAGACGGAAAAACACGAGCGAGCGTATTTGATGGTGCTGGCGGGCAGCAATGTTGGGGAGATGTACAAGCTCGATAAACCATTGATCCTGGGGCGGGGACAAGTGGCGGATATCAGGGTTTCGGATGAAGGTATTTCCCGTCAGCATGCCCGGGTCCGGCCATCCGACGACGGGGTCGAGGTGGAAGACCTTGAGTCCACCAACGGGACATTTGTGAACGGTGCGCGCATCAGCGGTCGGGCTTTTCTGAAGGATGGAGACAAAATCCAGCTCGGATCGACCACTATCTTAAAATTTAGCTATCAGGACCAGCTCGAAGAACAGTTTCAGAAGCAGATGTACGAGTCCGCTTTAAGGGACGGGCTGACAAAGCTGTTCAACCGCCGCTATTTTTTGGATCGGCTGGAGAACGAGTTTGCCTATGTGCAGCGTCATCGGACAGCGCTTGCGCTACTGATTTTTGATATCGATTTCTTCAAGAAGATCAATGATACCCATGGACACCCCGCGGGCGACTATGTGCTCACAGCACTGGCAGCGGGCCTGAGTCGCTCGGTACGCACCGAAGATGTCTTTGCCCGTTATGGCGGCGAGGAATTCGTATTTCTCTGTCGA encodes:
- a CDS encoding DUF4870 domain-containing protein yields the protein MTVPASENSADMPAPVVGYFAQAMAIHPPPDALERRNALLAHLLGAIGMLVSCGLLGPVLPLLVLVLSKRRTPFEMFHLQQSVLFQLCPWAVALLFGVLSIAGPTLGFVFFGILLILLGLVEALALVYAIVMGLSAQRGQWSSYACVGKYVMQRQRPFFSGFL
- a CDS encoding PD-(D/E)XK nuclease family protein, which codes for MAELLIYPSHSLVHRHRTEEARRGATGVCWDPKALSMNDFELRMARALLEKRVRVLSSAEEHSWLRMFVSTEPLGKDYSRMRSTPGFVPVLQKALQHCGELGLNATQLAALGADSLGLERKHLRSFAHLYGAWEAYLSQHRVRTHLLALLETIESLKKGAHGLECLKDYRQITFRQTYQLSPIQMRLLEALSSALKSRCEVLVEVPHHENPARYFRSTGRLLSQFEQTGDKLQLTVLPTALEAPSDKGLGLLESLIGARAETLVQWDRISIHQSSSKSRERLAIVEQIQTWMREGVAPECIAVAMRSMDESAQLLQLALRDGDIPVHPLPQPALTGSSLLRWFTQLLRLSFGSWQPDSLIALLSSPYAQRLVHAQPQQITHALSSILTSGDVTPAALISALEHRRDSASASCVRAIKRLETMLKPFRESQPADQFLGHVRRLIQACEFHRGAPLPHRGPAELGPLMGAGEDPIDIEVGFALGMEELGLESLERVLNQLELLARELPTPIGAETFWSILADALERQTISPPGPLNGAVSILPVRDLVGHTFEAVVIPHLVEDIFPAPSPAVALLPTLEARLLKRAPDKAHQRSTSAFEATVGIENHHDNEALLFALTVASATSRLSLSYFVQESGARLCAPSLFLEECLALARASQQNFHVHEHVETPILNPAQAFGLEQRSRAALGALCPVAPGDAAEPLAEEEVAALRDIEIPDLALTSIVRRVQIERLRLAHAFSHGISHHTAYTGRVETELWGDLPPGSKENPVSPSALETTLKCPFQDYARRVLRLNQTLPVEYDVHPREDGRFAHLCFEAVMRALIAHEMGRYRSENVQSALSIATVAIDRVFDEQWGHAQLPEGLFEHRKKILRTRLLTLIEHMYARDDGFSPRYVELSFGPDGAWPPLKFPDPASHDELWLHGRIDLVEFNGACWRAADLKRSGAAMLKKQLTPDALGHSAMQLPIYAAACAEQSPGYASDARYLALRDGEVMPTLRELFATKAWKHDPRNPDDLLQLVSADGTCTPLGEKIASLVAIMRNPEHGLRPAPGACATCDYPALCRIPSVDLSDSD
- a CDS encoding quinone-dependent dihydroorotate dehydrogenase, which produces MRSSTNSVATVIFKRLLRPWLFLLAPEIAHGWGFGAWRMCVALPLVGRFLRRNFTVTDPALRVHALGLEFPNPVGLAAGFDKNAVGYEAMTSMGFGFIEIGTVTPRPQSGNPCPRLFRLAKDGALINRLGFNNDGAEKVAERLSRSRKTIVGINIGKNRTTPNERAIDDYVFCAEVLTPHAGYVVVNVSSPNTPGLRELQSVDVLGPLLATVRNTMDRAVPERHVPLLIKIAPDLSDPETDQIADLALDLKLDGIIATNTTLDRGALAGSSSKHHLEQGGLSGPPVKERSLSILRRLKKRVGESVVLISCGGITTPEDACERLEAGATLIQLYTALIYEGPGLPGSINHALLLRSRSKISSPGA
- a CDS encoding GGDEF domain-containing protein; its protein translation is MASVKDSQFHRIHQEDEDRTVVGAKLPVAKTEKHERAYLMVLAGSNVGEMYKLDKPLILGRGQVADIRVSDEGISRQHARVRPSDDGVEVEDLESTNGTFVNGARISGRAFLKDGDKIQLGSTTILKFSYQDQLEEQFQKQMYESALRDGLTKLFNRRYFLDRLENEFAYVQRHRTALALLIFDIDFFKKINDTHGHPAGDYVLTALAAGLSRSVRTEDVFARYGGEEFVFLCRGIDLSGGARFAERMREAVLSHQFVYEGQRISVTISIGVAAVPDPRINEPPQLISLADEALYQAKAQGRNRVVAAEPG